In one window of Photorhabdus laumondii subsp. laumondii DNA:
- a CDS encoding surface lipoprotein assembly modifier, producing the protein MLNTSIVRFTLLISCLFIEPSLVLADEDTGRRLWYNVQRNLQDQEKALVTDETVDKKTDHLLIVLNGQTFSVENNVNDIGQALYLAINHQQVQDVERFLSMYQKLPGHDTQLVHFAQANLARLQGDLVAAEQHYQAILQQQPDFTRAKLELARVYYENQKNREASLLFNEISAVSRDNENKLPPAVIKNITNYQEAINLRNSWRGSFSVGYIFNDNTNMSSDKPPVCTLYRENGECAVERKLPMAKKANGISYDATLRKIYPLSGHHGVFLRSMTYGESYRHHSEENENTTSAYFGYSYKAQKNDFLMGPVVEFNSVGNHSRYRTTGIKSEWMNILSENLVLNLEGEYKQFRYHKLYNHNDGNMASVYATLSYYLTDQTITFAGGDWVNKTSVEKADDYQQKGVRAGISTQLYPGINAVVFTVLRQRQFGDYSVPLNARRKDNEQFYAAIVSMPKFEVFGLTPVITYRFRKNNSNVDWLYSYNKNEVLVKFEKYF; encoded by the coding sequence ATGCTAAATACCTCAATTGTTCGTTTTACTTTACTCATTAGTTGTTTGTTTATAGAGCCATCTCTAGTGTTGGCAGATGAAGATACCGGTAGAAGATTGTGGTATAACGTACAGCGAAATTTGCAGGATCAAGAAAAAGCGTTGGTCACAGATGAAACCGTGGATAAAAAAACGGATCATTTATTGATAGTCCTTAATGGTCAAACGTTTAGTGTTGAAAACAATGTGAATGATATTGGTCAGGCGCTTTATTTAGCCATTAATCATCAACAAGTGCAGGATGTTGAGCGTTTTTTATCGATGTACCAGAAATTACCTGGACATGATACCCAATTGGTCCATTTTGCTCAGGCAAATCTGGCGCGTTTACAAGGTGACTTAGTAGCAGCAGAACAGCATTATCAGGCCATCTTGCAGCAACAACCTGATTTTACCCGGGCTAAATTAGAGTTAGCCAGAGTCTATTATGAGAATCAAAAGAATAGAGAAGCCAGCTTACTATTTAATGAGATTTCAGCAGTTAGTCGCGATAATGAAAATAAATTACCACCAGCAGTCATTAAGAATATAACTAATTATCAGGAGGCGATTAATTTGCGTAATTCCTGGCGTGGATCTTTCTCCGTAGGATATATCTTTAACGATAACACGAATATGTCGTCAGATAAGCCTCCTGTTTGCACTCTCTATCGTGAAAATGGTGAGTGTGCGGTTGAACGTAAGCTGCCTATGGCAAAGAAAGCGAATGGTATTAGTTATGATGCTACGTTACGTAAGATATATCCGCTAAGTGGTCACCACGGTGTCTTTTTACGTTCGATGACTTATGGGGAAAGTTATCGTCATCATAGTGAGGAGAATGAAAATACGACTTCTGCTTATTTTGGTTATAGTTATAAAGCGCAAAAAAATGATTTCCTAATGGGGCCAGTTGTTGAGTTTAATTCTGTTGGTAACCATTCCCGTTATCGTACTACGGGAATAAAATCTGAATGGATGAATATTTTATCTGAAAATTTGGTATTGAATTTGGAAGGTGAATATAAGCAGTTTCGTTATCATAAACTTTATAATCATAATGACGGTAATATGGCCTCTGTTTATGCCACCTTATCTTATTATTTAACTGATCAGACAATTACCTTTGCGGGTGGTGATTGGGTTAATAAAACTAGTGTTGAGAAAGCTGACGATTATCAACAAAAAGGTGTGAGAGCAGGCATTTCAACTCAATTGTATCCGGGAATTAATGCAGTGGTATTTACTGTATTACGCCAGCGGCAATTTGGTGATTACAGTGTGCCTCTAAATGCACGTCGTAAAGATAATGAACAATTCTATGCGGCAATTGTGAGTATGCCTAAATTTGAAGTTTTCGGTTTAACCCCAGTAATTACTTATCGGTTTAGAAAAAATAATAGTAATGTTGATTGGCTCTATTCCTATAATAAGAATGAAGTGTTAGTCAAGTTTGAAAAGTATTTTTGA